In the Hyla sarda isolate aHylSar1 chromosome 9, aHylSar1.hap1, whole genome shotgun sequence genome, TTTCTATACAAAAAATATCATTTTTCATTGATGTAGAGTTTCCGTAAGAATTCCAGTTCAGCAACATCCTGACCACGCTGATGTCTTTCTACTCGCCTCTCTTCCTTAAGAGTCTCTATTTCCTGCTGCAGCTTCTTTATTTGTGCATCATACCTGAGTTTTGTCTTTTCTGAAGCAATGATAACTTTAAGTTGCTGTTGCTGCTGTAAAGTACTCatctcctgctgcagttctgtatTTCGGAGCTGGAGATGTCGTTTCTCCTCTCTGGCATTACTCATGCTTGTTGTAAGTTCCTGCACCACGGCACATTTTTTATGCATGTCTTTCCTCAGGGCCTGTAGATTTGCCTCCTTTTTCTCTCCCTCTTTCTTCAGTTCATTTATCAGAACACGTTTACATTCATTCGCTCTTTTTGATGCTGCCAATGCCATTTTCAGAGCTTCCAACTCCCTTTCAGTCTCCTTTTGTTTGGCCTTCAATTCAGATATCTCAAGCTTGCAAGCACTAAGCTGAAGGCTCAAATGAGCTCCCTCAGAATGTTTTTCATTCATTTCAGATCTTAAGAGATTTAATTCCTTCTCATTCCATATACAATACCTGCTGCTTTTACTGGCTGAAGCAGAATCATTGTTCGCTTTTTGACAGGACTCACAGGTGGCATGTTGGGCTGGACCAGGCTGGTCCTGCACAGAAGACTCGTGAATGATCATTTTAGACAGGAGGTCTCTTTTCTTCTTTGTttcattttcctgaaattcaCACAATACATCCTTGTAGATTGCTTCCACCTTTTGGGCTCTCTCCTTCGCCTGTTTTTCTGATATCAGCAGTTCTGCCTCAAAACTTTCTGCACTGAAGTGTGGAGAGAACAGCTCTTCAATCcaatgttttttattgttttccatCTTTTACCAATTGACCTGTGTGTACAAAACAGCTGTTTATAAgaacatagggggacatgtatcattatttgtgtatggtagcagcagtttaccccttttcccgaattctaaattatgtgcagaagcgctaaatttatcaatcaagcacaatgagcttcataaattgtgggtaaatatagtaatctcctcaatccactctttggaaaatagaatcgatgatttaaaGCATCTTGCtatgttaagtccaagatggcttatatttgcgcaaaattttttaggtgtaaaggaaaagtatgcagttaataaatccatgtgtactatagatgtcactccaag is a window encoding:
- the CCDC160 gene encoding coiled-coil domain-containing protein 160; its protein translation is MENNKKHWIEELFSPHFSAESFEAELLISEKQAKERAQKVEAIYKDVLCEFQENETKKKRDLLSKMIIHESSVQDQPGPAQHATCESCQKANNDSASASKSSRYCIWNEKELNLLRSEMNEKHSEGAHLSLQLSACKLEISELKAKQKETERELEALKMALAASKRANECKRVLINELKKEGEKKEANLQALRKDMHKKCAVVQELTTSMSNAREEKRHLQLRNTELQQEMSTLQQQQQLKVIIASEKTKLRYDAQIKKLQQEIETLKEERRVERHQRGQDVAELEFLRKLYINEK